One Methylocaldum marinum DNA window includes the following coding sequences:
- a CDS encoding SpoIIE family protein phosphatase gives MSDPASKFLNGMSEFISVDRFARALLDGIDDAVCMLDEAGRLVFMNRASEELFGYSEEEFRGRAVFSELEVSSEPTPLRRERKPASIAQERFFGTNEARFRRRDGTVFGARYRLTPLKEAGVRLNLLHLSCIGPCADRGGAFDTESNLRAILDTITDGVIVINDTGIIQLLNPAAERLFGYRREELIGENVHRLMPSPYREEHDGYLANYRRTGIKKIIGTGREVSGRRKDGSVFPMYLSIGELRQGNRRLFVGITHDLTRRKQNEEYLTILSGAVEQSPNAIMIADLEGRITFVNRAFSLLTGYTIDEVIGRNPRLLQSGVMPPGIYRRLWETIQAGNEWQGEIQDRKKSGELYWALETITPIRDGSGKVTRYLATQRDITEQKRDKEALEESEERFRQVAEMVGEWLWEQDPEGRYVYSSGSVHAILGLKPEEIIGKRYLDLLTPEDRQRWTETLPPPGRVHESFYKLINHYRHRDGHEVFTESTGAPILDDQGRVIKWRGMDLDITARKRAEDALRLRERAIEAASVGIVIADARQPHYPNLYVNPALSRITGYSREELLGRSLRILQGPETEEDAKNKIREDLKRGTGCEVVLRNYRKDGTPFWNELLLSPVRDEQGVVTHYIGIQTDVTERRRAEEERHELEIAKHIQLSLLPKKPLRLPMFEVAGICVPATHVGGDYFDYFHYDENADIVVADVSGHSVGAALIMTEMRSTLKAETRKTPDNPAPQSAAEVLRALNHLLYEDLSAAELFITMFYLKYDFRKRRLRYANAGHNRALLLRRGDWTCRELDAEGLILGVKRDVLFEEKSLVLEPGDRLLLYTDGVIEAQNEQGEFFGISRLCHLFTLDRSDAPETTIRKLMNELRTFCGKSEFADDITLVGLQVR, from the coding sequence ATGAGCGATCCAGCATCGAAGTTCTTGAACGGGATGTCCGAATTCATTTCGGTCGATCGCTTTGCCCGTGCCCTGCTGGACGGCATCGACGATGCGGTGTGCATGCTTGACGAGGCCGGCCGTCTCGTCTTTATGAACCGGGCGTCGGAGGAGTTGTTCGGATATTCCGAAGAAGAGTTTCGTGGCCGAGCCGTGTTTTCGGAACTGGAGGTGTCGTCGGAACCGACACCGTTGCGCCGGGAACGCAAACCTGCATCGATCGCCCAGGAACGGTTCTTCGGCACCAACGAGGCGCGGTTCCGCCGCAGGGACGGAACGGTATTCGGAGCCCGCTATCGGCTGACGCCCTTGAAGGAGGCCGGCGTCCGTCTGAATCTTCTTCACCTGAGCTGCATCGGACCGTGTGCGGACCGGGGCGGCGCGTTCGATACGGAATCCAACCTCAGGGCGATACTCGACACCATTACCGACGGCGTCATCGTCATTAACGACACGGGAATCATCCAGCTGCTCAATCCCGCCGCCGAACGGCTTTTCGGCTATCGACGGGAAGAATTGATCGGAGAGAATGTCCACCGGCTCATGCCTTCGCCGTATCGCGAAGAGCACGATGGATATCTCGCCAACTACCGCAGGACCGGCATCAAAAAAATCATTGGTACCGGCCGGGAAGTCTCCGGGCGGCGCAAGGACGGCAGCGTGTTCCCGATGTATCTCTCGATCGGCGAGCTTCGGCAGGGAAATCGCCGGTTATTCGTCGGGATTACCCACGATTTGACCCGCCGAAAACAGAATGAGGAATATTTGACGATTCTGTCCGGGGCGGTGGAACAAAGTCCGAACGCGATCATGATCGCCGATCTGGAAGGACGGATTACTTTCGTGAACCGCGCCTTCAGCCTCCTCACGGGCTACACCATCGACGAAGTGATCGGTCGGAATCCGCGCCTATTGCAGTCGGGCGTGATGCCGCCGGGCATCTATCGGCGACTGTGGGAAACGATCCAGGCCGGAAACGAGTGGCAAGGGGAAATTCAGGACCGGAAAAAATCGGGCGAGCTGTATTGGGCGCTGGAAACGATTACGCCGATCCGCGACGGGTCCGGAAAAGTCACCCGTTATCTCGCGACCCAGCGGGACATTACCGAGCAAAAGCGCGACAAGGAGGCGCTCGAGGAGAGCGAAGAGCGTTTCCGCCAGGTCGCGGAAATGGTCGGGGAGTGGTTGTGGGAGCAGGATCCGGAAGGACGTTACGTCTACAGCAGCGGGTCGGTGCATGCCATTCTCGGCTTGAAGCCCGAGGAAATCATCGGCAAGCGCTATCTGGATCTGCTGACGCCCGAGGATCGGCAGCGGTGGACCGAAACGCTTCCGCCGCCCGGTCGTGTTCACGAGTCTTTTTACAAGCTGATCAATCACTACCGACATCGGGACGGACACGAGGTTTTCACCGAATCCACCGGCGCGCCGATACTCGACGATCAGGGGCGGGTCATCAAGTGGCGCGGCATGGATCTGGATATCACCGCCCGCAAGCGGGCCGAGGACGCCCTGCGGCTGCGCGAGCGCGCCATCGAAGCGGCGAGCGTCGGCATCGTCATCGCCGATGCCCGCCAGCCGCATTACCCGAACCTGTACGTCAATCCGGCCCTGTCCCGGATTACGGGTTATTCGCGCGAGGAATTGCTCGGACGGAGTCTTCGAATACTACAGGGCCCGGAAACCGAAGAAGACGCCAAGAACAAGATCCGCGAGGACTTAAAGCGGGGAACCGGTTGCGAAGTGGTGCTGCGGAATTATCGGAAGGACGGGACACCCTTCTGGAATGAGCTGCTGCTGTCACCGGTTCGGGACGAACAGGGCGTCGTCACGCATTACATCGGCATTCAGACCGATGTCACCGAGCGCCGGCGAGCCGAAGAAGAGCGGCACGAGCTCGAGATCGCCAAGCACATTCAACTCTCGCTGTTGCCGAAAAAACCCTTGCGGCTCCCGATGTTCGAGGTTGCCGGAATCTGCGTCCCGGCGACCCACGTCGGCGGCGATTACTTCGATTATTTCCATTACGACGAAAACGCGGATATCGTCGTTGCGGATGTATCGGGCCACAGCGTGGGCGCAGCGCTCATCATGACCGAGATGCGCAGCACTCTGAAAGCCGAGACCCGCAAGACACCGGACAACCCGGCGCCGCAGAGCGCCGCCGAGGTGCTGCGGGCGCTCAATCATCTTTTGTACGAGGACTTGAGTGCGGCCGAGCTTTTCATCACCATGTTCTACCTGAAATACGATTTCCGAAAACGCCGGCTGCGTTATGCCAATGCCGGACACAATCGCGCCTTGTTATTGAGGCGGGGTGATTGGACCTGCCGGGAGCTGGATGCTGAAGGGCTGATCCTGGGCGTCAAGCGGGACGTGTTGTTCGAGGAAAAAAGCCTGGTCCTGGAGCCGGGCGACCGTTTGTTGCTCTACACCGACGGCGTCATCGAGGCGCAGAACGAACAGGGCGAATTTTTCGGCATTTCCAGACTGTGCCATTTGTTCACCCTCGACCGCTCGGATGCGCCGGAAACCACCATTCGAAAACTGATGAACGAACTGCGAACCTTCTGCGGCAAGAGCGAGTTCGCGGACGATATCACTCTGGTGGGTTTGCAGGTTCGCTGA
- a CDS encoding cytochrome c, with translation MNTAPLWASEAFWKKTAVWVTAVSFVLLIALTFDSMARVSAGGSERVPAYSVINKKIDYRLDSKLNRFVPVIEGDAPLFGKTLNEDEAERLVTLGKKTFQAKNCINCHTILGNGAYYAPDLTKAWLDPNWVDETNRETLMLAFLQDPAGNARSYGTGRRMPNLGITEEEARGLIAFLKWTATIDTNGFPHNFKTLYAQENP, from the coding sequence GTGAACACCGCGCCGCTATGGGCATCCGAGGCGTTCTGGAAGAAAACCGCGGTCTGGGTAACGGCAGTTTCCTTTGTGCTGCTGATTGCCCTGACCTTCGACTCGATGGCCAGGGTGTCGGCCGGCGGCAGCGAACGGGTACCCGCCTATAGCGTCATTAACAAGAAAATCGACTACCGCCTCGATTCCAAGCTAAACCGCTTCGTACCGGTCATCGAAGGCGACGCGCCTCTATTCGGCAAGACCTTGAACGAAGATGAGGCGGAACGACTCGTCACGCTCGGGAAGAAAACCTTTCAGGCGAAGAATTGCATCAACTGCCACACCATTCTGGGTAACGGCGCCTACTACGCGCCCGATTTGACCAAGGCCTGGCTGGACCCGAACTGGGTGGATGAAACCAACCGCGAGACGCTGATGCTGGCTTTCCTCCAGGACCCGGCCGGCAATGCCAGGTCCTACGGCACCGGACGGCGGATGCCCAACCTCGGCATCACCGAAGAGGAGGCCAGGGGACTGATCGCTTTTCTGAAATGGACGGCGACCATAGACACCAACGGCTTCCCGCACAACTTCAAGACCCTATACGCACAGGAGAACCCATAA
- a CDS encoding c-type cytochrome, which produces MYKFLNRSIIAVYCTLMLAGCAEPETKTSLQATSRPPDYTRGRYAYNAFCSECHDSGRDEAPMLDDREAWEARTLGFPSLLTDHATKGFLGMPEKGAHSDLSDETVQDAVHYMIRQIIRGE; this is translated from the coding sequence ATGTATAAGTTTTTGAACCGATCGATCATTGCCGTTTACTGTACCCTGATGTTGGCCGGCTGCGCCGAACCCGAGACGAAAACGTCCTTGCAGGCGACATCCCGTCCGCCGGATTACACCCGCGGCAGGTACGCCTACAATGCCTTCTGTTCGGAATGCCACGATTCCGGCCGGGACGAGGCTCCCATGCTGGACGATCGCGAGGCTTGGGAAGCACGGACCTTGGGTTTTCCTTCGCTGTTGACGGACCATGCGACGAAGGGGTTCTTGGGCATGCCGGAAAAAGGCGCCCATTCCGATCTGAGCGACGAAACCGTGCAAGACGCGGTTCACTACATGATCAGGCAGATCATACGCGGCGAGTAG
- a CDS encoding sensor histidine kinase — MNSYVLAVLGTSAVSLILTFLGPVFEGSPPLLLFLTAVMPAAWNGGLAAGFFATALSTFVGAYFLVEPEFSLDVAVAAERLRLLLLFSVGMLLSLVIDRLKKAEAQAAKAALDRDRELKTEIIEHWETEQKLRDEEIFAHKVLMSSLNGLYIYDIRTGTDIFINAQYTRLTGYTLDDLNAIRGRAFFALFHPDDQERIAAHMENLARIADGEVEEIEYRFKTADGRWIWCLSRDSVFSRDPDGGVRQCIGAFLDITERKQAEQALRESDRRKDEFLAMLGHELRNPLAPIRNAVKVMKKIGLPHPKLSWAGDVIDRQVNQLANLVDDLLDVTRIVQGKITLHKTEVEMDKVIDLALETSRPMIEARHHELNLSLPEGPLWLNGDTMRLAQVVGNLLNNAAKYTPEGGTIWLSAVCRDGDAMISVRDTGEGIPKNLLPKLFNLFTQAERTLDRAQGGLGLGLTIVQKIVELHGGWVEAKSEGLGKGSEFIVCLPACKAGMDVGRRVQSAPS; from the coding sequence TTGAACAGCTACGTCCTGGCGGTGCTCGGCACATCGGCCGTGTCACTGATTCTGACGTTTCTCGGTCCGGTTTTCGAGGGATCGCCGCCGCTCCTCCTGTTCTTGACGGCGGTGATGCCCGCAGCCTGGAACGGCGGCTTGGCTGCGGGGTTTTTTGCCACCGCATTGAGCACCTTCGTCGGCGCGTATTTCCTGGTGGAGCCGGAGTTCTCGCTGGACGTGGCCGTGGCCGCCGAGCGGCTGCGATTGCTGCTTCTTTTCAGCGTCGGAATGCTGCTCAGCCTGGTGATCGATCGCTTGAAAAAGGCGGAGGCCCAGGCGGCGAAAGCGGCGCTCGATCGCGACAGAGAACTGAAGACGGAAATCATCGAGCATTGGGAGACCGAGCAAAAGCTCAGGGACGAGGAAATCTTCGCTCATAAGGTTTTGATGTCTTCCCTGAACGGCCTTTACATCTATGACATCAGGACCGGCACCGACATTTTCATAAACGCCCAGTACACCCGGCTCACCGGTTACACGCTGGACGATCTCAATGCCATACGCGGGCGGGCGTTTTTTGCCCTGTTTCACCCGGACGATCAGGAGCGCATCGCCGCCCACATGGAAAATCTGGCGCGCATCGCGGATGGCGAGGTCGAGGAGATCGAGTACCGCTTCAAGACGGCGGACGGCCGCTGGATCTGGTGTTTATCGCGCGATTCGGTTTTTTCGCGGGATCCGGATGGCGGTGTCCGCCAATGTATCGGGGCGTTTCTGGACATCACGGAGCGCAAGCAGGCCGAACAGGCACTGCGCGAGTCGGACCGCCGCAAGGACGAATTCCTGGCGATGCTGGGGCACGAACTCAGGAATCCCCTGGCGCCGATCCGGAATGCGGTAAAAGTGATGAAGAAGATCGGTCTGCCCCATCCCAAGCTGTCCTGGGCGGGCGACGTGATCGACCGGCAAGTCAATCAGCTGGCGAACCTGGTGGACGATCTGCTCGATGTCACGCGCATCGTCCAGGGCAAGATCACCTTGCATAAGACCGAGGTCGAGATGGACAAGGTGATCGACCTGGCGCTCGAAACCAGCCGGCCAATGATCGAGGCGCGCCATCACGAACTCAACCTCTCCCTGCCGGAAGGACCGTTATGGCTGAACGGCGATACCATGCGCCTGGCGCAGGTCGTGGGAAATCTGCTCAACAATGCCGCCAAGTACACGCCGGAAGGCGGGACCATCTGGCTGAGCGCCGTGTGCCGGGATGGCGATGCGATGATTTCGGTCCGCGATACCGGGGAAGGCATCCCGAAAAATCTGCTGCCCAAGCTCTTCAATCTTTTCACCCAGGCCGAGCGCACCCTGGACCGGGCGCAAGGGGGGCTGGGGCTGGGGCTGACGATCGTGCAAAAGATCGTCGAACTGCATGGCGGCTGGGTTGAGGCCAAAAGCGAAGGGCTCGGCAAAGGCAGCGAGTTCATCGTATGCCTGCCGGCATGCAAGGCGGGCATGGATGTCGGCCGCCGGGTTCAGAGTGCGCCGTCCTAG
- a CDS encoding exosortase system-associated protein, TIGR04073 family produces MSRSTRIIFLSATAALVMSSASPASDDYGQDVGTKLGSGLSNLALGWVEFPKNIINTTNETNVLFGLSGGFLKGGLHTLGRIASGVVDVLTFPLPTQPITKPGFVWENFDVETQYGPVFQTKD; encoded by the coding sequence ATGTCGAGATCAACTAGAATCATTTTTCTTTCGGCGACGGCGGCGTTGGTCATGTCGTCCGCGTCACCGGCTTCGGACGATTACGGTCAAGACGTAGGCACGAAGCTGGGTTCCGGACTAAGCAATCTCGCGCTGGGATGGGTTGAGTTCCCCAAGAACATAATCAATACCACGAATGAAACCAATGTGCTTTTCGGGCTCTCCGGCGGATTTCTCAAAGGCGGCTTGCATACGCTGGGGCGTATCGCATCCGGTGTGGTCGACGTCCTGACCTTTCCTCTGCCCACGCAACCGATCACCAAGCCGGGCTTCGTCTGGGAAAATTTCGACGTCGAGACCCAATACGGCCCGGTCTTTCAGACGAAAGATTGA
- a CDS encoding cbb3-type cytochrome c oxidase subunit I has translation MSVGVLDSRNLNGGQKLAVKYFIVAMVLFVAQILFGLLAAVQFLAPGFLFETLDFSVNRMLHINAMIVWMLYGFIGAVYWFLEEESGVEIVGLKCGEIAFWVLTAAVGIVVLVYLFLQTGAGNDATRWLINEGREYIEAPRWADIGIVAVMLVFFYNAAGTFSKGRWSGVSGVLTLDLVALVGLYLTGMFYTTNVTVDHYWWWWVVHLWVEATWEVLVGCIMAWSLMKLLGARRRIVQTWLYIEVALMFGSGILGLGHHYFWIGTPEYWFPIGGFFSALEPIPLVAMVVHSIYDAGVHKFRSTNHPALGWVIAHTFGNFFGAGVWGFMHTLPQINLYTHGTQWTASHGHLSFFGAYATINIAFFYLAVQQWRGNVWMGANLADNGWKWKWSMALLNLGVIGMTVALLIAGYEQSFIERAIEGSTWSGYFAAQTHPWFTQAMFWRLIFGIVTAVGLVLLIWDLATIGARETRPALVIERPEEPGIKAAVVETA, from the coding sequence ATGAGCGTCGGAGTCCTTGACAGTCGAAATCTCAACGGCGGACAAAAGCTCGCGGTGAAATATTTCATCGTCGCGATGGTTCTCTTCGTGGCGCAAATCCTGTTCGGTCTGCTCGCCGCCGTTCAGTTCCTTGCTCCCGGCTTTCTGTTCGAAACCCTGGATTTCAGCGTGAACCGGATGCTCCATATCAACGCCATGATCGTGTGGATGCTGTACGGATTCATCGGGGCCGTCTACTGGTTTCTCGAAGAGGAAAGCGGAGTCGAGATCGTCGGCCTCAAGTGCGGAGAGATCGCCTTCTGGGTGCTGACGGCCGCGGTCGGCATCGTCGTGCTGGTGTATCTGTTCCTGCAGACCGGCGCCGGCAACGATGCGACCCGCTGGCTGATCAACGAAGGGCGCGAATACATCGAGGCGCCGCGCTGGGCGGATATCGGCATCGTCGCCGTCATGCTGGTGTTCTTCTACAATGCCGCCGGCACCTTTTCCAAGGGCCGCTGGTCCGGCGTCTCCGGCGTGCTCACGCTCGATCTGGTCGCCTTGGTCGGCCTCTATCTGACGGGGATGTTCTACACCACCAACGTGACCGTGGATCACTATTGGTGGTGGTGGGTGGTCCATCTCTGGGTGGAGGCGACCTGGGAAGTACTGGTCGGGTGCATCATGGCCTGGAGCCTGATGAAGCTCCTGGGCGCCCGGCGCAGGATCGTCCAGACCTGGCTGTACATCGAGGTGGCGCTGATGTTCGGTTCGGGCATCCTGGGGCTGGGCCATCATTATTTCTGGATCGGCACCCCGGAGTACTGGTTCCCCATCGGCGGCTTCTTCTCCGCCCTGGAGCCGATTCCGCTGGTCGCCATGGTGGTGCACTCCATTTACGACGCCGGCGTCCACAAGTTCAGGAGCACCAACCATCCCGCGCTGGGCTGGGTGATCGCGCACACTTTCGGCAACTTCTTCGGCGCCGGCGTCTGGGGCTTCATGCACACCCTGCCGCAAATCAATCTCTACACCCACGGCACTCAATGGACGGCTTCCCACGGCCATTTGTCGTTTTTCGGGGCTTACGCCACGATCAATATCGCCTTCTTCTATCTCGCGGTACAACAGTGGCGCGGCAATGTGTGGATGGGCGCCAATCTCGCCGACAACGGCTGGAAATGGAAATGGTCGATGGCCCTCTTGAATCTCGGCGTGATCGGCATGACCGTGGCCCTGCTCATCGCCGGCTACGAGCAATCGTTCATCGAGCGCGCTATCGAAGGCTCGACCTGGAGCGGTTATTTCGCCGCGCAGACCCACCCCTGGTTCACGCAGGCCATGTTTTGGCGGCTGATTTTCGGAATCGTCACCGCCGTCGGCCTGGTTCTGCTGATCTGGGATCTGGCGACCAT
- a CDS encoding SDR family oxidoreductase yields the protein MATVLVTGVNRGIGLEFCRQYAEAGWKVLACCRRPAQASDLEGLAIHYPAISIHQLELGNFGQIDALAHALASEAIDVLINNAGVYGDGARNVPGDIDYELWTQVMRINALAPVKMTEAFLPHIARGGRKLVVAITSLMGSMGDNSSGGAIMYRSSKAALNAAMKSLSIDLGSRGIGVLILHPGWVKTDMGGTNAPTSPAESVAGLRRVIDGFSPRDSGHFLDFRGRELPW from the coding sequence ATGGCTACCGTACTGGTCACCGGCGTCAATCGTGGCATCGGTCTAGAATTTTGCAGGCAATACGCCGAAGCGGGCTGGAAAGTTCTGGCGTGTTGCCGTCGTCCCGCGCAAGCCTCGGATTTGGAGGGGTTGGCCATTCATTATCCGGCAATATCCATTCATCAGCTGGAACTCGGTAATTTCGGCCAGATCGATGCATTGGCTCACGCCTTGGCGTCCGAGGCGATCGACGTGCTGATCAACAACGCCGGAGTCTACGGCGACGGCGCCCGGAATGTCCCCGGGGATATCGATTACGAACTCTGGACGCAGGTCATGCGAATCAATGCGCTGGCGCCCGTCAAGATGACCGAAGCGTTTCTTCCCCATATCGCGCGTGGCGGCCGCAAGCTGGTGGTGGCGATCACCAGCCTCATGGGCAGCATGGGCGACAACTCGAGCGGCGGCGCGATCATGTATCGTTCCAGCAAAGCTGCCCTGAATGCAGCCATGAAAAGTCTTTCGATCGATCTCGGGAGTCGGGGCATCGGGGTGTTGATTCTGCATCCCGGCTGGGTCAAAACCGACATGGGCGGCACCAATGCGCCGACTTCGCCGGCGGAAAGCGTTGCGGGCCTACGGCGGGTGATCGACGGTTTCTCTCCCCGCGATTCCGGACATTTTCTGGATTTTCGCGGGCGCGAACTGCCCTGGTGA